ATCCTCGGCACGACGAATACGGCTACGATCGTAGGCTAATGCGGCGTAACGCTGAACCATCAGCGGAAATGCGGCCTTATCCAGCACGCGTAAGTCGTTCAGCAGCCCGTAACGCATTTCGCCGCGCCAGCCTGTACGCTGCGGAATGTTGGCAAAGAACGGGACCAGCGCGGATTTAAAGGAGTTGGGCAGCACGTAAGCGCGATCGTAGCCTGCATCGCGCAGCGATACGCCAAGACGGCGACGTTCGCCCAGTTCTAGGGCGCCGTGACCGAGCGGCATGGCTAACGCCTGATTGACTTCCGGCATACGTGCCAGCAGCGGACGGCACCAGGCTGGTGCCATCACGTCAATAACCGCTTCCGGGTGTTCAGCCTTCAGGGTGCGATAAAGGCTGTGCGACATCATCATATCGCCGACCCAGGAAGGGCCGATGACCAAAATTTTCATACCGCTTATGAATCCTTATTTGGTTAAACGGTACGGTTCAGCCAGGCCATATATTCCGCTACGCCTTCGGCGACGGTTTTGAACGGCTTGTCATAACCTGCTGCACGCAAGTTGGTGAGGTCAGCCTGGGTGTAAGCCTGATAGCGGCCTTTCAGCTTCTCGGGGAACTCAATGTATTCCACGCTGCCTTTTTTGTGAAAAGCAAGCGTCGCGTCGGCGACAGCCTGGAAGGATTCGGCGCGGCCGGTACCGCAGTTGAAGATGCCGGAAACACCGTTTTGCCAGAACCACAGGTTGACGGCGGCGACATCACCGACGTAGATGAAGTCACGTTGGAAGTTCTCGCTACCGGAAAACAGCTTCGGATTTTCACCCTGATTAATCTGGTTATTCAGGTGGAATGCGACACTTGCCATGCTGCCTTTGTGGCCTTCGCGCGGTCCGTAGACGTTGAAATAGCGGAAGCCGCAGATCTGCGATTCTGCTTCAGGGAGAATTTCGCGCACGTACTGATCGAACAGGAATTTGGAGTAGCCATAGACGTTCAGCGGCTGCTCGTACTGACGTTCTTCGATAAAGTTATCGTTGCGACCACCGTAGGTCGCGGCAGAAGAGGCATACAGGAACGGAATGTTGCGATCGAGGCAATAGTGCAGCACGTCTTTAGAATACTGATAGTTGTTATCCATCATGTACTTGCCATCCCACTCGGTGGTGGAAGAGCAGGCACCTTCATGGAATACGGCATCGATATCGCCCAGATCGTCGCCTGCAACGATGCTGGCGATGAAGTCTTCCTTATCCATGTAATCTGCGATGTCCAGATCGACCAGATTGACGAATTTGGTGCCGTCTTTCAGGTTATCGACAACCAGGATGTCCCGATAGCCGATGTCATTCAGAGATTTTACGATATTGCTGCCGATAAAACCGGCACCGCCAGTAACGATAATCATGGGCGCGACCTTTGTTAATCTTGCTGGTGAGGCACCGCGCCCCACACTGTTTATGACCGCTATAATAGCATTTCATTTTACCGCAAGCAGCCAGAGCTTAATTTATCCCGTGTTGCCCCAACTTTTTTAAGATGATTC
This genomic window from Pectobacterium carotovorum contains:
- the rfaD gene encoding ADP-glyceromanno-heptose 6-epimerase; its protein translation is MIIVTGGAGFIGSNIVKSLNDIGYRDILVVDNLKDGTKFVNLVDLDIADYMDKEDFIASIVAGDDLGDIDAVFHEGACSSTTEWDGKYMMDNNYQYSKDVLHYCLDRNIPFLYASSAATYGGRNDNFIEERQYEQPLNVYGYSKFLFDQYVREILPEAESQICGFRYFNVYGPREGHKGSMASVAFHLNNQINQGENPKLFSGSENFQRDFIYVGDVAAVNLWFWQNGVSGIFNCGTGRAESFQAVADATLAFHKKGSVEYIEFPEKLKGRYQAYTQADLTNLRAAGYDKPFKTVAEGVAEYMAWLNRTV